Proteins from one Panicum virgatum strain AP13 chromosome 7K, P.virgatum_v5, whole genome shotgun sequence genomic window:
- the LOC120642589 gene encoding IAA-amino acid hydrolase ILR1-like 5, translating into MEVDGYPMYPAVVNDEKLHRHVEDVGRRLLGPDRVRPGERIMAGEDFAFYQQLAPGVLFGIGIWSEEAGSVHPLHNPHFFVDEDVVPVGAALHTALAEQYLAEGSAVNQGDLHPRG; encoded by the coding sequence ATGGAGGTTGACGGCTACCCGATGTACCCTGCTGTCGTGAACGACGAGAAGCTGCATCGCCACGTGGAGGACGTCGGCAGGCGCCTGCTCGGCCCGGACAGGGTGAGGCCGGGTGAGAGGATCATGGCGGGCGAAGACTTCGCGTTCTACCAGCAGCTGGCTCCCGGGGTGCTGTTCGGCATCGGCATCTGGAGCGAGGAAGCTGGCTCCGTCCACCCACTTCACAACCCGCATTTCTTCGTGGACGAGGATGTCGTGCCCGTCGGGGCTGCGTTGCATACTGCGCTTGCAGAACAGTACCTCGCCGAGGGCTCCGCTGTCAACCAAGGAGACCTGCATCCGCGTGGCTGA